A window of the Chlamydia sp. genome harbors these coding sequences:
- the lipA gene encoding lipoyl synthase: MSCVPPPEFPKEKKSLPERFPKWLRQKLPIGRVFSQTDKTIKNKGLPTVCEEASCPNRTRCWSRHTATYLALGDACTRRCGFCDIDFTKNPLPPDPQEGEKIAASAKALGLKHIVITMVSRDDLKDGGASALARIVKTLHTELPEATIEVLASDFEGNIAALHHLLDSQIAIYNHNVETVERLTPLVRHKATYRRSLMMLEHAAQYLPDLMIKSGIMVGLGEQESEVKQTLKDLADHGVKIVTIGQYLRPSRRHIPVKDYVSPETFNYYQSVGESFGLFVYAGPFVRSSFNADSVFEAMNQKKSSSSSFPINEVKT, translated from the coding sequence ATGAGTTGTGTACCCCCTCCTGAGTTCCCTAAAGAAAAGAAGTCTTTACCAGAAAGATTTCCTAAGTGGTTGCGACAAAAACTTCCCATAGGACGCGTCTTTTCTCAAACAGACAAAACAATAAAAAATAAAGGGCTTCCCACGGTCTGTGAAGAAGCCTCTTGTCCTAATCGCACCCGTTGTTGGTCCAGACACACAGCTACTTATCTCGCATTAGGGGACGCTTGCACACGTCGCTGTGGCTTCTGCGATATAGATTTCACTAAAAACCCTCTTCCTCCAGATCCTCAGGAAGGAGAAAAAATCGCCGCTTCCGCAAAAGCTTTAGGATTAAAGCATATTGTGATCACTATGGTTTCTCGAGATGATCTCAAAGATGGCGGAGCTAGCGCCCTTGCTCGTATTGTCAAAACGTTACATACCGAACTTCCAGAAGCTACTATTGAGGTTCTAGCTTCTGATTTTGAAGGTAATATTGCTGCTTTGCATCACCTACTTGATTCGCAAATCGCTATCTATAATCACAATGTAGAGACTGTGGAGCGACTTACTCCTCTTGTTAGGCATAAAGCCACTTACCGCCGATCCCTTATGATGCTAGAGCATGCAGCTCAATATCTACCTGATCTCATGATTAAATCTGGTATAATGGTCGGACTCGGAGAACAAGAAAGTGAGGTAAAGCAAACCCTGAAAGATCTTGCCGATCACGGTGTGAAAATCGTGACCATAGGCCAGTATCTTCGTCCTTCGCGTAGACATATTCCAGTAAAAGATTACGTCTCTCCAGAAACTTTTAACTATTACCAATCTGTAGGAGAGTCTTTTGGTCTTTTCGTTTACGCAGGACCTTTTGTTCGTTCTAGCTTTAATGCAGATTCCGTTTTTGAAGCTATGAACCAGAAAAAATCTTCATCCTCATCTTTTCCAATTAACGAAGTTAAAACTTAA
- the lpdA gene encoding dihydrolipoyl dehydrogenase: MTEAFDCVVIGAGPGGYVAAITAAQQGLKTALIEEREAGGTCLNRGCIPSKALLAGAEVVSQIRHADQFGIHVEGFSINYPAMVQRKDTVVRSIRDGLNGLIRSNKITVFPGRGTLVSSTEVKIVGETSSIIKARSIILATGSEPRAFPGIPFSPTSPRILCSTGVLNLKEIPQKMAIIGGGVIGCEFASLFHTLGTKVSVIEASQQILALNNPDISKTMLDKLTRQGIHFTLGASVSNIEDIGDRVRLTLNGAIEEYDYVLVSIGRRLNTDNIGLDKAGVICDERGVIPTDTFMRTNVPSIYAIGDITGKWQLAHVASHQGVVAARNIAGHREEIDDSAVPAVIFTFPEVAMVGLSPAAAQQQGIPVKVTKFPFLAIGKAVAMGEADGFAAIISHEITQAILGAYIIGPQASSLISEITLAVRNELTLPCIYETIHAHPTLAEVWAESALLAVDTPLHMPPTKK, from the coding sequence ATGACTGAAGCTTTCGACTGTGTAGTCATTGGAGCAGGGCCTGGAGGCTATGTTGCAGCAATTACTGCCGCCCAGCAGGGATTAAAGACAGCTCTTATTGAAGAACGAGAAGCTGGTGGAACTTGCTTAAATCGAGGATGCATCCCTTCTAAAGCACTTTTGGCAGGCGCAGAAGTCGTATCCCAAATACGCCATGCCGACCAGTTCGGTATTCATGTTGAAGGGTTCAGCATCAACTACCCTGCTATGGTGCAAAGAAAAGATACTGTTGTTCGAAGCATTCGTGATGGGCTAAATGGGCTAATTCGCAGTAACAAAATTACAGTGTTCCCTGGGAGAGGCACCCTCGTTTCTTCAACAGAAGTGAAGATTGTAGGAGAAACCTCCTCTATCATCAAAGCCCGATCCATTATCCTCGCAACAGGCTCTGAACCTCGTGCTTTTCCAGGTATTCCATTTTCTCCAACATCTCCTAGGATCTTGTGTTCAACGGGGGTATTAAATCTTAAAGAAATTCCCCAAAAAATGGCTATTATTGGGGGAGGAGTTATCGGTTGTGAATTCGCTTCTCTGTTCCATACATTAGGCACAAAAGTCTCTGTCATCGAAGCAAGTCAACAAATTCTTGCTTTGAACAACCCTGATATCTCCAAAACTATGCTTGATAAGCTTACACGTCAAGGAATTCACTTTACGTTAGGAGCTTCCGTCTCGAATATAGAAGACATTGGGGATCGCGTACGTTTAACTCTCAATGGAGCTATCGAAGAATATGACTACGTTCTAGTATCCATAGGACGTCGGTTAAATACTGATAATATCGGACTCGATAAAGCAGGAGTCATTTGCGATGAACGAGGAGTGATCCCTACAGATACCTTTATGCGTACCAATGTCCCCTCTATTTATGCTATTGGCGATATTACGGGAAAATGGCAGCTTGCTCACGTGGCTTCTCATCAAGGAGTCGTTGCTGCCCGGAATATAGCCGGCCATAGAGAGGAAATTGATGATTCCGCAGTTCCTGCTGTAATCTTTACTTTCCCAGAAGTTGCTATGGTAGGTCTTTCCCCAGCAGCAGCTCAGCAGCAAGGGATTCCGGTTAAAGTGACGAAATTCCCATTCCTAGCTATAGGGAAGGCCGTTGCTATGGGAGAAGCTGACGGCTTTGCTGCCATTATTAGTCATGAAATAACACAGGCAATCCTTGGCGCCTATATTATTGGTCCTCAAGCCTCTTCTCTTATCTCTGAAATTACGTTAGCTGTCCGTAATGAATTAACCCTTCCTTGTATTTACGAAACTATTCATGCACATCCAACTTTAGCAGAAGTTTGGGCTGAGAGCGCCTTGTTAGCCGTTGATACTCCATTACATATGCCTCCTACTAAAAAATGA
- a CDS encoding phage holin family protein produces the protein MPFAKEADLQRTCWKCEGSVSACMPQCPYCSAFLQDPPITSKGFSSCHITFPSEVSKKAEDSDLFAVSSEDWEAVLNSQNTFEEPIQEPSPSQSTCLQHWPITALFLGFGFLAFSLIILLFSTDAGLTLSWPKNRSYIYALVGALLAYQGYRLLPDDTK, from the coding sequence ATGCCATTTGCAAAAGAAGCAGATCTACAACGCACGTGTTGGAAATGCGAAGGAAGTGTGTCTGCCTGCATGCCCCAATGTCCTTATTGCAGCGCTTTCCTCCAAGATCCTCCGATAACATCGAAAGGATTTTCTTCTTGCCATATTACTTTCCCTTCAGAAGTATCCAAAAAAGCTGAAGATAGTGATCTGTTTGCAGTCTCTTCAGAAGATTGGGAAGCTGTACTCAATAGCCAAAATACTTTCGAAGAGCCTATTCAAGAACCTTCCCCCTCTCAGTCGACTTGTCTTCAACACTGGCCGATAACAGCTCTTTTTTTAGGTTTTGGATTTCTTGCTTTCTCACTCATCATCCTCCTATTTTCTACGGACGCAGGACTTACTCTCTCTTGGCCGAAAAATCGATCGTATATCTATGCTTTGGTTGGAGCTCTTCTTGCTTATCAAGGGTATCGCTTGCTTCCAGACGACACAAAGTAA
- a CDS encoding DEAD/DEAH box helicase, with product MILNSLSMFRHQATRFLQNNRESIVVSFSKNTYKVTIPDDDSPDGEWTSTLSFHDDEHLSFAACSCPDGDCCEHLLIATLAAYDPKEGALLHVKFETSFWWGLFYHLFSSKASLQAPGEQCYTAKSEQLFLSIRCLSAKSLSSWLPIIHASPEPQKISKETFPQSVFYRIAREFFLFSQKGASLTVQENPQGFPSLFSFQWEGIALSIEILDVDTLKELFPLLEFSQTSLYSGEVYLLSDVHVIPEQARISFTKEYPPLPKSVREYPATILGPIEYFAGTYKCSSIPKKLSLPIHIIPALDAFFREQLLSQLCYETEERPIRYSIHFLRDASLSFSAYLETPGDLADGHIIYPGFCYIPNKGLLAVSGLLSPEPSFTIRADHIENFLDEYGTFIKEPGFETFSNQSPTGALSYSVTEQGVLLFHYDTGNPADVEIRFGKWTYYSRQGFFLNNRLDLALQDGLTIKAPQVADFILQHKVALKSIPNFFAPQPPLKTIRFEAHRETKGAGIYLKPIFEGLENESCRLFGQFLYRENIGFNLLPSSLQMICQIPTEIPSNQVAEFLLQYSKDDRMIFPDPQLALPDHVELNILAIQRPHPSSPLHLKIEIKTNIGSIPLGMVLQALKRKKEFLFTKAGFLNLDNCLFIFLKQFLSSQRYDIQESTLITMVTDIFKLDALAPLVTDPNIQASEEDLAYFSQLKSACLPPIPVNLFSTDHKLRPYQNSGLLWLWFLYNHRLSGLLCDEMGLGKTHQATALLDIVAQTAKDPKFLVVCPTSVLPHWEHVLASHLPKTSLFSFHGPHKPKTLPDCDIIITSYGTLRQNYALFYKVSFTVAVFDEIHTAKNKSSQIHKILCRLDAQMKLGLTGTPVENNLIEFKGLLDIILPNYLPSDGLFKRLFAHKNSSETDEDIISSKDLLLKLTRPFILRRTKKLVLPELPEKVESLIPCRLSPEQSQLYATTLKKEKCQIEQLEKEDDSSAVNYLHVFALLNQLKQICDHPAVYFKDPESYTKHVSGKWSIFVKLLNDSLAAGYKVVVFSQYIQMIRIISLYLEEQNIQYALVQGKSQNRKEEIERFSNDPECRVFIGSLLAAGTGINLTAGNVVIMYDRWWNPAKENQALDRVHRIGQKNTVFIYKLVTEDTLEEHIHYLIEKKMRLLNQVTTTQDSAILHVLNREDLITILSYKDEHGLAEEVQEDQSDS from the coding sequence ATGATTCTAAATTCATTATCCATGTTTCGTCATCAAGCTACCCGTTTCCTACAAAATAACCGGGAGTCAATAGTCGTTTCTTTCTCTAAAAATACTTATAAAGTTACGATCCCTGATGACGACTCTCCCGATGGAGAATGGACAAGTACCTTATCATTTCATGATGATGAGCACCTATCCTTTGCGGCTTGTAGCTGCCCGGATGGAGATTGTTGCGAGCACCTTCTTATAGCGACTTTAGCTGCCTATGACCCTAAAGAAGGCGCTCTTCTTCACGTTAAATTCGAAACATCTTTCTGGTGGGGATTATTTTATCACCTCTTTTCCAGCAAAGCATCTTTACAAGCTCCTGGAGAGCAATGCTATACCGCGAAATCCGAACAACTTTTTCTGTCCATTCGTTGTCTTTCTGCAAAATCTTTGAGTTCTTGGCTACCAATCATACATGCTTCTCCCGAACCACAAAAAATCTCGAAAGAGACTTTCCCTCAATCCGTTTTCTACCGAATAGCTCGAGAGTTTTTTCTATTTTCCCAAAAAGGAGCTTCTCTTACTGTCCAGGAAAATCCTCAAGGTTTCCCCTCTTTGTTCTCCTTTCAATGGGAAGGAATTGCTTTGTCTATAGAAATCTTAGACGTGGACACTCTAAAAGAGCTCTTTCCCTTACTAGAATTTTCCCAAACCTCCCTATACAGCGGAGAAGTCTATCTTCTTAGCGATGTTCATGTCATCCCCGAACAAGCTAGAATCTCCTTTACCAAAGAATATCCTCCTCTGCCAAAATCTGTGAGAGAGTATCCAGCGACAATCTTAGGGCCTATAGAATATTTTGCAGGAACCTATAAATGCTCTTCTATTCCGAAAAAGCTTTCCCTCCCTATACATATTATCCCTGCTTTAGACGCATTTTTTAGAGAACAGTTGCTTTCCCAGCTGTGTTATGAGACAGAAGAACGTCCTATTCGCTACTCTATTCATTTCTTACGCGATGCTTCTCTCTCTTTTTCTGCATATTTAGAAACGCCTGGAGATCTTGCTGATGGGCATATTATCTATCCAGGATTTTGCTATATTCCCAACAAAGGACTTTTGGCTGTATCTGGACTATTGTCTCCAGAACCCTCGTTCACTATACGCGCAGATCATATAGAAAATTTCTTAGATGAATATGGAACTTTTATTAAAGAACCTGGATTTGAGACATTTTCTAATCAATCCCCAACAGGCGCTCTATCTTATAGTGTTACCGAACAAGGAGTTCTCTTATTCCATTATGATACTGGGAATCCTGCAGATGTAGAAATCCGCTTCGGAAAATGGACTTATTATTCTAGACAAGGGTTCTTTTTGAATAATCGCCTTGACCTAGCTCTTCAAGATGGATTAACCATAAAAGCCCCTCAAGTTGCCGATTTTATTCTGCAACATAAAGTTGCTCTCAAATCTATTCCAAACTTTTTTGCTCCGCAACCCCCGCTCAAAACTATTCGTTTTGAAGCGCATAGAGAGACGAAAGGAGCAGGAATTTACCTAAAGCCAATCTTTGAAGGTTTGGAAAACGAATCTTGTCGCTTATTCGGCCAGTTTTTGTATCGTGAAAATATTGGCTTCAATTTACTCCCCTCCTCTTTACAAATGATTTGCCAGATTCCTACAGAGATTCCTTCAAATCAAGTAGCGGAGTTTTTATTACAATATTCGAAAGATGATCGCATGATATTCCCAGATCCTCAACTTGCTCTTCCGGACCATGTTGAACTCAACATCCTTGCTATTCAAAGACCTCATCCATCATCTCCTCTTCACCTGAAAATAGAAATTAAAACTAATATCGGTTCTATTCCTTTAGGGATGGTGTTACAAGCTTTAAAAAGGAAGAAAGAATTCTTATTCACCAAAGCAGGTTTTTTAAACTTAGATAATTGTTTATTCATTTTCCTAAAACAATTTCTTTCATCCCAACGCTATGATATTCAAGAGAGTACCCTAATTACCATGGTGACAGACATCTTCAAATTAGATGCTCTTGCTCCTCTTGTAACAGATCCGAATATCCAGGCTTCAGAAGAAGATCTTGCTTATTTCTCACAATTGAAATCTGCTTGCCTTCCTCCTATTCCTGTGAACTTATTTTCCACAGATCATAAACTCCGTCCTTATCAAAATAGCGGGTTGTTATGGCTATGGTTTTTATATAATCATCGACTATCTGGTCTTCTTTGCGATGAAATGGGATTAGGGAAAACACACCAAGCAACAGCATTACTCGATATCGTCGCACAAACAGCGAAAGATCCGAAATTCTTAGTAGTGTGTCCAACAAGCGTATTGCCACACTGGGAGCATGTATTAGCCTCTCATCTACCTAAAACTTCTCTCTTTTCTTTCCACGGCCCTCATAAACCTAAGACGCTTCCAGACTGCGATATTATTATCACTTCATACGGCACTTTAAGACAAAACTATGCTCTATTCTATAAGGTCTCTTTCACTGTTGCTGTATTTGATGAAATTCATACGGCAAAAAATAAATCAAGCCAAATCCATAAAATTCTCTGTCGTTTAGATGCTCAAATGAAACTGGGCCTCACAGGGACTCCTGTAGAAAATAACCTTATAGAATTCAAAGGGCTTTTAGATATTATTCTTCCGAACTATCTTCCATCCGATGGGCTGTTTAAACGTTTATTCGCTCATAAAAATTCATCTGAAACTGACGAGGATATTATCTCTTCTAAAGACTTACTACTTAAACTGACTCGCCCCTTTATCCTAAGAAGAACAAAAAAACTCGTTCTTCCAGAGCTCCCAGAAAAAGTAGAATCTTTAATTCCTTGTCGCTTGTCTCCTGAACAGTCTCAGCTTTATGCTACGACATTGAAAAAAGAAAAATGCCAAATTGAACAGCTTGAAAAAGAAGACGACTCTTCTGCGGTTAACTACCTACATGTATTCGCATTGCTCAATCAACTCAAACAAATTTGTGATCACCCAGCAGTCTATTTCAAAGACCCAGAATCTTATACGAAACACGTTTCAGGAAAATGGTCCATTTTTGTAAAACTACTGAACGATTCTTTGGCTGCAGGCTACAAAGTAGTTGTCTTTTCTCAATACATTCAGATGATTCGTATTATTTCCCTGTATTTAGAAGAGCAGAACATCCAATACGCTTTAGTCCAAGGAAAATCACAAAATAGAAAAGAAGAGATCGAACGTTTTTCCAACGACCCGGAGTGTCGCGTTTTCATAGGTTCCCTGTTAGCAGCAGGAACAGGAATCAACCTAACAGCAGGTAACGTAGTAATCATGTACGACCGTTGGTGGAACCCTGCTAAAGAAAATCAAGCTTTAGATCGTGTGCACAGAATCGGACAAAAAAATACCGTTTTCATTTACAAACTAGTCACTGAAGATACCCTTGAAGAGCATATTCATTACTTAATAGAAAAGAAAATGCGTTTACTCAATCAGGTAACGACAACCCAAGATTCCGCCATTCTTCATGTTTTGAATCGAGAAGATCTGATCACTATCCTTTCGTACAAAGATGAACATGGTCTGGCTGAAGAAGTCCAAGAAGACCAAAGTGATTCCTAA
- the brnQ gene encoding branched-chain amino acid transport system II carrier protein, whose translation MHRKTHSHSHKGLSIWSIGGSIFAMFFGAGNVVFPLALGHHFYHYTSYACLGMILTAVLTPLLGLFAMMLYSGDYRSFFSSIGRMPGMVLMVSILCIIGPFGGIPRTIAVSYDTLASLGGSQPGLVPSLPWFSLIFCTLVYLFVCKLSKLIQWLGSVFFPIMLATLSWLIIKGLLLTAHSPSLENITFSKQQAFVAGLTEGFNTMDLLAAFFFCSIVLVSIQQFLTQQKHESTEEKPLEFHYIGKSEKYKLVMSFLLAAALLSLVYLGFAFCAARHAGALLDIQRGQILGRISSLVVGPNSFLTGLSVFLACLTTAIAATGIFADFIARVVSSQKMNYSNALIVTLIPTYLVSILSFENISKILIPILEVSYPALIALTCGVIAKKLWNFQHVKTLFYLVFALTVIYKLST comes from the coding sequence ATGCATAGAAAAACACACTCACATTCTCATAAAGGACTTTCTATTTGGTCTATTGGAGGATCTATTTTTGCTATGTTCTTCGGCGCTGGCAATGTGGTATTCCCTTTAGCCTTAGGACACCATTTCTATCACTATACCTCTTATGCTTGTTTAGGGATGATCCTGACGGCTGTGCTTACCCCCTTATTGGGGCTGTTCGCTATGATGCTATATTCTGGAGACTACCGCTCGTTCTTTTCTTCCATTGGTAGAATGCCTGGTATGGTATTGATGGTTTCTATTCTGTGCATTATTGGTCCTTTTGGAGGCATCCCTAGGACAATAGCTGTTTCTTATGACACATTGGCTTCACTAGGAGGTTCTCAACCGGGTTTAGTCCCCTCTTTGCCGTGGTTTAGCCTAATATTCTGTACTCTCGTATACCTTTTTGTATGTAAGCTCAGCAAGCTTATCCAGTGGTTAGGATCTGTTTTCTTCCCTATTATGTTAGCAACTTTATCTTGGCTTATTATCAAAGGCTTGCTGCTAACAGCCCACTCACCTTCTTTAGAGAATATCACCTTCTCAAAACAACAAGCTTTTGTTGCTGGACTTACGGAAGGTTTTAACACTATGGATCTACTCGCAGCGTTTTTCTTCTGCTCCATAGTCCTCGTGTCAATTCAACAGTTTCTTACACAACAAAAGCATGAATCTACTGAAGAAAAACCTTTAGAATTTCACTATATTGGGAAATCGGAGAAATATAAGTTGGTAATGAGTTTCCTCTTAGCCGCAGCGCTCCTTAGCCTTGTATATCTCGGTTTTGCTTTCTGCGCAGCTCGCCATGCAGGAGCTCTTTTGGATATTCAAAGAGGCCAAATCTTGGGTAGAATTTCTTCTCTTGTTGTTGGCCCAAACAGCTTCTTAACAGGATTAAGTGTCTTTTTGGCCTGCCTAACTACAGCAATCGCAGCGACAGGGATTTTCGCAGATTTCATCGCAAGAGTAGTGTCCTCTCAAAAAATGAATTATTCCAATGCGCTGATCGTAACCCTGATCCCTACATACTTGGTATCGATACTGAGTTTTGAAAACATTAGTAAAATCCTTATCCCCATTTTAGAAGTAAGCTATCCTGCATTAATAGCTTTAACTTGTGGCGTCATTGCAAAAAAACTTTGGAATTTTCAACACGTAAAGACTTTGTTTTATCTTGTTTTTGCGCTCACAGTGATCTATAAGCTATCTACTTAA
- a CDS encoding D-alanyl-D-alanine carboxypeptidase family protein produces MRILFSSCWCFICVIAFSLSTPLLEASSTISTKGLAAAVIQADSGAILKEKNLDMMIFPASMTKIATALLILRRYPDVLTRFITIRRDPITSITPQAKQQSGYRSPPYWLETDGTAIQLKVKEEVSGWDLLHALLISSANDAANVLADACCHSVSTFMQQLNDFLKEIGCRNTHFNSPHGLHHPNHYTTARDLAIIMKEALKDPLFRQIIYTNSYTMEATNLSPERVLSSTNKLLSSSSAYFYPPCLGGKTGTTKIAGKNIVFAAEKNNRSIIVVAAGYFGPTAQLYQDAITICEDLFNEPLLRCYLLPPSSQYKVQTKFGTITTLVSKGVYYDFYLSEGDPLLSFSLKTEKLSFPIQRGDLLGHWILSTPKGEIVRSEPFLAESDIFPTFRQWLLITGLRILTTYKTYSLILLFIWLRRKRKQARVAETFSNSFFS; encoded by the coding sequence ATGCGTATTCTTTTCTCCTCTTGCTGGTGTTTTATCTGCGTAATTGCTTTTAGCTTGTCTACTCCCTTACTTGAAGCTTCTTCTACCATCTCTACGAAAGGACTAGCTGCGGCAGTAATTCAGGCAGATTCTGGAGCTATCCTTAAGGAAAAAAATCTTGATATGATGATTTTCCCCGCGAGCATGACAAAAATTGCTACAGCTCTACTGATCTTGCGACGATATCCTGATGTTTTAACTCGTTTCATTACTATCCGTAGAGACCCCATTACCTCTATCACTCCTCAGGCAAAACAACAATCGGGCTATCGAAGTCCTCCTTACTGGCTAGAAACCGATGGCACAGCTATTCAGTTAAAAGTGAAAGAAGAAGTTTCTGGATGGGATCTTCTTCATGCTCTTCTCATTAGTTCCGCAAACGATGCTGCAAATGTTTTAGCTGACGCTTGTTGTCATAGTGTTTCCACGTTTATGCAGCAGCTTAACGATTTTTTAAAAGAAATCGGATGCCGAAATACTCATTTCAACTCTCCCCATGGTCTCCATCATCCGAATCATTATACTACCGCAAGAGATCTTGCAATCATCATGAAAGAAGCTCTTAAAGACCCTCTTTTTCGACAAATTATTTACACTAATTCCTATACAATGGAAGCTACTAACTTAAGTCCAGAAAGAGTCCTATCTTCTACAAATAAACTCCTTTCTTCTTCCTCTGCGTATTTTTACCCTCCTTGTTTAGGAGGGAAAACCGGGACAACAAAAATTGCGGGGAAAAACATTGTCTTTGCAGCAGAAAAAAATAATCGCTCTATTATCGTGGTAGCAGCTGGGTATTTTGGCCCCACAGCACAATTGTATCAAGATGCTATAACTATATGTGAAGATCTATTCAACGAGCCACTGTTGCGCTGCTACCTTCTTCCTCCATCGAGTCAATATAAAGTACAAACGAAATTCGGAACTATAACTACTCTAGTATCCAAGGGAGTTTATTATGATTTCTATCTATCCGAAGGAGATCCTCTCCTCTCTTTTTCTCTCAAAACGGAGAAGCTTTCTTTCCCTATTCAACGAGGGGATCTCCTAGGGCACTGGATTTTATCTACTCCAAAGGGAGAGATTGTGCGCTCTGAACCTTTTCTAGCAGAAAGCGATATCTTTCCTACATTTAGACAATGGCTGCTTATAACTGGTTTACGTATTCTCACCACATACAAAACATACTCTCTGATCCTACTTTTCATATGGCTTCGAAGGAAAAGAAAACAGGCTCGAGTAGCAGAAACTTTTTCTAACTCTTTCTTTTCTTAA
- a CDS encoding anti-sigma regulatory factor translates to MTSSKEEQVFPAALDELYNMLDFVKQAGIQCNCPQEKLLKLELACEELLINIITHAYKALPSPGWIRILCTETSEALFVRITDHGPAFNPITASPDIMRLDLPIEQRRIGGLGIFLAKRSVDVFDYERVNDMNVVTLTLYTAPKNS, encoded by the coding sequence ATGACCTCTTCTAAAGAAGAACAAGTTTTCCCCGCAGCATTAGATGAACTCTACAATATGCTCGATTTTGTAAAGCAAGCAGGTATACAATGTAATTGTCCGCAAGAAAAACTATTGAAATTAGAATTAGCTTGCGAAGAGCTGCTGATAAACATTATTACCCACGCTTACAAAGCTCTTCCTTCTCCAGGCTGGATCCGCATCCTTTGCACAGAAACCTCAGAAGCTCTTTTTGTTCGCATCACAGACCACGGCCCAGCTTTCAATCCCATCACAGCTTCTCCTGATATTATGCGTTTAGATCTCCCAATTGAACAAAGAAGAATTGGCGGACTAGGGATATTTTTGGCCAAACGTTCTGTGGATGTCTTTGATTATGAACGCGTTAACGACATGAATGTCGTGACACTAACCTTATATACAGCCCCCAAAAACTCATAA
- a CDS encoding LPS assembly lipoprotein LptE, whose product MLRVSWLTSLIFCTFVLSSCGYTLLSPCNTKKIAISEGIYVCPIAEDSLGDIVSALSYELEKRSLPTRSQESAAGYLLKVFLFNETDENIGFTYTPKKPREKTAKHFIVSNEGRLALSAKVQLINKRSQEVIVEKCLKETVTFDFQPDLGIANAHQFALGQFEMHNEAKKSASRILCSQLAANIVQQVYYDLF is encoded by the coding sequence ATGCTTAGAGTCTCGTGGTTAACTAGTCTTATTTTCTGTACGTTTGTTTTGTCATCGTGCGGTTACACTTTGCTCTCTCCTTGTAACACAAAAAAAATTGCCATATCTGAGGGTATTTATGTATGTCCCATAGCCGAGGACTCTTTAGGAGATATTGTTTCCGCTCTTTCTTATGAATTAGAAAAACGGTCTCTTCCAACACGATCACAAGAATCAGCTGCAGGTTATTTACTTAAGGTCTTTCTTTTCAATGAGACAGACGAAAATATAGGATTTACCTACACTCCTAAGAAACCTAGAGAAAAAACAGCAAAACATTTCATTGTCTCGAACGAGGGGCGTTTAGCTTTGTCTGCAAAAGTACAACTTATCAATAAACGCTCTCAAGAGGTTATTGTAGAAAAGTGCCTAAAAGAAACTGTAACTTTTGATTTTCAGCCTGACTTAGGTATAGCAAATGCTCATCAGTTCGCTCTTGGGCAATTTGAGATGCACAATGAAGCGAAGAAAAGCGCTTCTCGTATATTATGCTCGCAATTAGCAGCAAATATCGTACAACAGGTATATTATGACCTCTTCTAA